One genomic window of Candidatus Nitrospira inopinata includes the following:
- a CDS encoding dTMP kinase yields MGDARYFGDGLTYLDPSDLKGKLIAIEGTDGVGRSTHVEMLQEWLEVQGYGVVTTGWTRSNLMSKTIEAAKAGNILDRWSLSLLYATDFADRLEHQIIPALRSGFVVLSDRYIYTAFARDVVRSGDRKWIRDVFGFALIPDLVCYLRIDVDTLALRVIETTGMNYWESGMDLRLGADLYDSFKKYQSLMIEEFDKMAEEFGFNVVDARKSPEEIQEELRSYILPVLRNSKRTTTLQPTGA; encoded by the coding sequence ATGGGCGACGCACGTTATTTTGGCGACGGTTTGACGTACCTCGATCCGAGTGACCTGAAAGGGAAACTCATCGCCATCGAAGGAACGGACGGCGTCGGACGGTCGACGCACGTCGAGATGCTGCAGGAATGGCTGGAGGTGCAGGGCTACGGCGTGGTGACGACCGGCTGGACAAGATCGAACCTCATGTCCAAGACCATCGAAGCGGCCAAGGCGGGCAACATCCTCGATCGCTGGTCCCTCAGCCTGCTCTATGCGACCGACTTCGCCGATCGTCTGGAGCATCAGATCATCCCGGCGCTGCGGTCCGGCTTCGTCGTGCTGTCGGATCGGTACATCTATACCGCTTTCGCGCGCGACGTCGTGCGGAGCGGAGACCGGAAATGGATTCGCGACGTCTTCGGGTTCGCGCTGATTCCGGACCTCGTGTGCTATCTTCGCATCGACGTCGACACCCTCGCGCTGCGGGTGATCGAAACCACCGGCATGAACTACTGGGAATCCGGTATGGACTTGAGACTCGGCGCCGATCTGTACGACAGTTTCAAAAAATACCAGTCCCTGATGATCGAAGAGTTCGACAAAATGGCGGAGGAGTTCGGCTTTAACGTCGTCGACGCCAGAAAGTCGCCCGAAGAGATCCAGGAAGAGCTGCGAAGCTACATCCTGCCCGTGTTGCGGAATTCCAAACGAACGACAACCTTGCAGCCTACCGGAGCCTAA
- a CDS encoding SixA phosphatase family protein yields the protein MDCLLIRHGIAVSPEEWEGGEDKRPLTPKGKKRVLRAAAGLAALDCKPSHLISSPFVRAHDTAKLIRSVLCPSMKVETREELTPGSMPERIVALLSSLQSASTVICVGHEPLLGETAALLLCGKVTKSFPLKKAGAALIHLPDSVKPGQGVLRWWLEPMHLRTLGGSEP from the coding sequence ATGGACTGTCTATTGATCCGTCATGGAATTGCCGTGAGCCCTGAAGAATGGGAAGGGGGTGAAGACAAGCGTCCGTTGACCCCGAAGGGGAAAAAGCGAGTGCTCAGAGCCGCCGCCGGTCTCGCGGCTCTGGATTGCAAACCGTCTCACCTGATCAGCAGTCCGTTCGTTCGGGCCCATGATACGGCGAAGCTGATACGATCCGTCTTATGCCCCTCTATGAAAGTGGAAACGCGCGAGGAACTGACGCCGGGCTCGATGCCGGAGCGGATCGTCGCGCTCTTGTCGTCGCTGCAATCGGCCTCGACCGTGATCTGCGTGGGGCACGAGCCGCTGCTCGGCGAAACGGCCGCTCTCTTGTTGTGCGGGAAAGTAACCAAAAGCTTTCCCCTAAAGAAAGCCGGGGCCGCGTTGATTCATCTGCCGGACAGTGTCAAGCCGGGCCAGGGGGTGCTTCGCTGGTGGCTTGAGCCGATGCACTTGCGGACGTTGGGAGGGAGCGAGCCGTAG
- the gspE gene encoding type II secretion system ATPase GspE translates to MESHYGRPLLGRILGERFKLSSAKLEEALAHQQEKGGRLGEVLLNLRALREEELLEGLAIQFGLSWMPQLETVAVDHDLIKKVPITFCRRYRVLPLRQEDGAVLVASTDPLETVALDDLRLLLGKPVKPVLTTGGALLARLNRAYDETADPDGAEQVMEDIAASESLDQIAHQLDEPQDLLDATDEAPIIRLVNSVLFQAVRQRASDIHFESFERGLVIRYRIDGVLYPVLTPPKRLQASIIARIKIMAGLNIAEKRLPQDGRFAIRTAGKDVDLRVSVLPTSHGERVVLRLLEKETRLLNLSEMGFSGERLSTIHQLIQLAHGMILVTGPTGSGKTTTLYAALSHINSPDKNIITIEDPVEYQLLGIGQMQVNPKINLTFAAGLRSILRQDPDVIMIGEIRDRETAEIAIHASLTGHLVFSTLHTNDAASAATRLIDMGIEPFLVASSVVAVLAQRLIRKICPDCKTPYKPSAEELSRLDLPPKSNATLYRGAGCQACSQTGYRGRTGIFELMVLDDEIRRLIGSKADATAIKQASIAKGMTTLKQDGVERVLQGQTSLEEVMRITQQEVEI, encoded by the coding sequence ATGGAATCGCATTACGGCAGACCCCTTCTGGGACGAATCCTCGGAGAACGGTTCAAACTTTCGAGCGCCAAACTCGAAGAAGCGTTGGCCCACCAACAGGAAAAGGGAGGGCGGTTGGGCGAAGTTCTGCTGAACTTGCGCGCGCTGCGCGAAGAAGAATTGCTGGAAGGCCTCGCCATCCAATTCGGACTGTCATGGATGCCTCAATTGGAAACCGTGGCCGTGGATCACGACCTGATCAAAAAGGTGCCCATCACGTTTTGTCGACGGTACCGCGTGCTTCCCCTCCGGCAGGAAGACGGCGCCGTTTTGGTGGCCTCGACCGATCCGCTGGAAACCGTGGCGCTCGACGATCTTCGCCTGTTGCTGGGCAAGCCCGTCAAGCCCGTGTTGACCACCGGCGGCGCCTTGCTCGCCCGTCTGAATCGCGCGTACGACGAAACCGCCGATCCGGACGGCGCCGAGCAAGTCATGGAGGACATCGCCGCCAGCGAGAGCCTCGATCAAATCGCCCACCAGCTCGACGAGCCGCAGGACCTGTTGGACGCCACGGACGAAGCCCCGATCATTCGGCTGGTCAATTCCGTCTTGTTTCAGGCCGTCCGCCAGCGGGCCAGCGACATTCACTTCGAATCGTTCGAGCGGGGCCTGGTGATCCGATACCGCATCGACGGCGTCCTGTATCCGGTCCTGACTCCGCCCAAACGCCTGCAAGCCAGCATCATCGCTCGCATCAAAATCATGGCCGGCCTCAATATCGCCGAGAAACGGCTTCCCCAAGACGGCCGGTTCGCGATTCGGACGGCCGGCAAGGACGTGGACCTGCGCGTGTCGGTGTTGCCGACGTCCCACGGCGAACGGGTCGTGCTGCGGTTGTTGGAAAAAGAAACCCGTCTGCTGAATCTGTCCGAAATGGGGTTCTCCGGAGAGCGCCTGTCCACGATCCACCAATTGATCCAACTCGCGCACGGCATGATTCTCGTCACGGGCCCGACCGGCAGCGGTAAAACCACGACCCTGTACGCCGCGTTGAGCCACATCAATTCGCCGGACAAGAACATCATCACGATCGAGGACCCGGTGGAATACCAATTGCTCGGCATCGGCCAGATGCAGGTCAATCCCAAGATCAACCTGACGTTCGCCGCGGGATTGCGCTCGATTCTTCGTCAGGACCCCGACGTCATCATGATCGGAGAAATCCGGGACCGCGAAACGGCCGAAATCGCGATTCACGCCTCCCTGACCGGGCACCTGGTGTTTTCCACGCTGCACACCAACGACGCGGCCAGCGCGGCCACCCGCCTCATCGACATGGGTATCGAGCCGTTCCTGGTCGCCTCGTCCGTGGTGGCCGTCCTGGCGCAGCGGTTGATCCGCAAAATCTGTCCGGACTGCAAGACCCCATACAAGCCGAGCGCCGAAGAACTGAGCCGCCTCGACCTTCCGCCGAAATCGAACGCGACTCTGTATCGGGGAGCCGGGTGCCAGGCCTGCTCGCAGACCGGCTATCGCGGGCGGACGGGCATCTTCGAACTGATGGTGCTGGACGACGAAATCAGGCGTCTGATCGGGAGCAAGGCGGACGCGACGGCCATCAAACAGGCCTCGATCGCCAAGGGCATGACGACGCTCAAGCAGGACGGCGTCGAGCGCGTGTTGCAAGGCCAGACCTCGCTCGAAGAAGTGATGCGGATCACTCAGCAGGAAGTCGAAATCTAG
- a CDS encoding tetratricopeptide repeat protein, with the protein MIEAQRPGETGQAGVSAAERYERGLALKNAGLYKAAIDQFELAVADPGFAVKAYAQIGLCLKVNGMCEEAVAAFRKALACSTGSPKETVQVLYLLGRTLEFLGRMEETLEAYRWIRREDPGYRDVAARIEQLSARRPSPSGRKGRADETGPTGGFLNIRQTLLGTSK; encoded by the coding sequence ATGATAGAGGCACAAAGGCCGGGCGAAACAGGACAAGCGGGTGTTTCAGCGGCGGAGCGGTACGAACGGGGGCTGGCGCTGAAAAATGCCGGATTGTATAAGGCGGCGATCGATCAGTTCGAGCTGGCCGTGGCCGATCCCGGTTTTGCGGTCAAGGCCTATGCGCAAATCGGGCTGTGTTTAAAGGTCAACGGTATGTGCGAAGAGGCGGTGGCGGCCTTCCGCAAGGCCCTTGCCTGTTCGACCGGCTCTCCCAAAGAAACCGTTCAGGTACTGTATCTCTTGGGCCGGACCCTCGAGTTCTTGGGGAGAATGGAAGAAACCCTCGAGGCCTATCGCTGGATCAGGCGGGAGGATCCCGGCTACCGCGACGTGGCCGCTCGCATCGAACAGTTGAGTGCTCGACGACCAAGTCCGTCCGGCAGAAAAGGTCGAGCGGACGAAACCGGTCCAACGGGTGGTTTCTTGAACATTCGACAAACGCTGCTTGGAACTTCCAAATAA
- a CDS encoding OmpA family protein, with amino-acid sequence MRHAGYVGTVGTVIIAMLFASGCASRSGSGKGADRAGRAERIAQQPIKEVDRGLAAKASQGDLAGEGTSGSSRESLLDILFDFDRDVLRPDALTALDSNAKRLKQDRVAHVVLEGRGDEVGTSAYNLVLGERRARSVKNYLQELGLAVDLKTTSYGKDRPLCVEHTSECMQRNRSVRFVVKD; translated from the coding sequence ATGCGGCACGCGGGATACGTCGGAACAGTCGGAACGGTGATCATCGCCATGCTGTTCGCATCGGGTTGCGCCAGTCGATCAGGGTCGGGAAAGGGCGCCGACCGCGCGGGCCGCGCGGAGCGCATCGCACAGCAGCCGATCAAAGAAGTCGATCGCGGCCTGGCCGCCAAGGCAAGCCAGGGCGACTTGGCGGGGGAAGGTACGTCGGGCTCATCCCGCGAATCCCTGCTGGACATTCTCTTCGACTTTGATCGGGACGTCCTGCGACCGGATGCGCTGACCGCGTTGGATTCGAACGCCAAACGGCTGAAACAAGACCGCGTCGCCCACGTCGTGCTCGAAGGCCGTGGCGACGAAGTGGGAACATCCGCCTATAATCTCGTCTTGGGAGAGCGCAGGGCCAGAAGCGTGAAAAACTATCTCCAGGAATTGGGGCTGGCCGTCGATCTCAAAACCACGAGCTACGGGAAGGATCGTCCCCTGTGTGTTGAACACACGAGCGAATGCATGCAGAGAAACCGGAGCGTTCGCTTCGTCGTTAAGGACTAG
- a CDS encoding type II secretion system protein N, whose amino-acid sequence MHSQSLRPIGMLICIVGGGLLAAHSINAFVADALQVAPLAAAVSQPPNGSGVGVTASYSPTRYADDVRSSGLFALPSRQEQENSDGSPSTPVRASLGAAAKISLIGVVMGDREGVFAIVEERASKNQTLYRLHDYIPDVGEVADIRRNGIVVRQGNLEELVELTLSEQPLVSNPGVMSPPPAAALPTSSMKKVIDRREVDHAMSDLPKLLTQARAVPYMVNGAINGFRIDYMAPASFYEKIGIRTGDILQRVNGVEIRDPGTVLNLLQQLKNENVVKLDIVRNNQRATVTYELR is encoded by the coding sequence ATGCACAGTCAGTCCTTGCGACCGATCGGTATGTTGATTTGCATCGTCGGGGGTGGTCTTCTGGCCGCTCACTCGATCAATGCGTTCGTGGCCGACGCATTACAGGTTGCTCCCCTTGCGGCCGCCGTATCCCAACCGCCCAATGGGTCAGGAGTCGGGGTGACGGCGTCTTATTCCCCGACACGTTACGCTGACGACGTTCGATCCAGTGGTTTGTTTGCCTTGCCCTCCAGACAGGAGCAAGAGAACTCAGATGGATCGCCCTCCACGCCGGTTCGGGCTTCATTGGGGGCAGCCGCAAAGATAAGCCTGATCGGAGTCGTAATGGGAGACCGAGAAGGAGTCTTCGCCATTGTGGAGGAACGGGCTTCCAAGAACCAGACGCTGTATCGGCTTCACGATTATATTCCCGACGTCGGAGAGGTTGCAGACATTCGGCGGAACGGCATCGTGGTTCGACAGGGAAATCTTGAGGAACTAGTGGAATTGACCTTGTCGGAACAACCGCTTGTCTCAAATCCCGGCGTAATGTCTCCTCCCCCGGCCGCGGCCCTGCCGACCTCGTCGATGAAAAAAGTCATCGACCGACGGGAAGTGGATCACGCCATGAGCGATTTGCCCAAACTTCTGACCCAGGCCCGCGCGGTTCCCTACATGGTCAACGGCGCCATCAACGGGTTTCGGATCGACTACATGGCTCCCGCCAGTTTTTATGAGAAAATCGGCATTCGGACGGGAGACATCCTCCAGCGGGTCAACGGTGTCGAGATTCGCGACCCGGGAACGGTGTTGAACTTGCTTCAGCAGTTGAAGAATGAGAACGTCGTCAAGCTGGACATCGTCCGCAACAATCAACGCGCGACGGTCACGTACGAACTGCGCTGA
- a CDS encoding Ppx/GppA phosphatase family protein, producing MAKLAVIDIGTNSIHMVLAEILPDAGYKILDRFKDVTRLGDGAFAARRLSDEAMARALSILKTLVTLARNKGFDRMVAVATSAVREARNGGEFVSMVEEHTGLTVRVISGTEEARLIYLGVKNSIALPEKPALIIDVGGGSVELIAGNRERMLHAKSLKLGAIRLADQFLSKTPPPAPMMRVLEETVTNQIRAAIDTFPTKQFDWLVATSGMAGNLAEVIHLKQTGRPLPQHNLATVSLKDLRSLETELARSSLRARLALPGLDPKRADTLLPAAVVLRCLMELLGLNEMTLCDKAIREGVIYDFIVRHREGLEAEREIPDVRRRSVMRLVRRCRAPEVHSLQVAALALRLFDQTRPWHRLGQQERDWLEYAAMLHDIGYLINARQHHKHAYYLIRHSDLEGFTASEIEVMANVARYHRRALPSIKHQGFESLSPALRRVVKILSSLLRIADGLDRTHFSVVHTLNVKLGKTASIEATILGDAEMELWAAKNRSDLFEQVFRRPVRFSEVPQGVPLG from the coding sequence GTGGCTAAACTAGCCGTCATCGACATCGGGACCAATTCCATCCACATGGTGCTGGCCGAAATCCTGCCGGACGCCGGGTACAAAATCCTCGATCGTTTTAAAGACGTCACCCGCCTGGGCGACGGCGCCTTCGCCGCGAGACGACTGTCCGACGAGGCGATGGCGCGGGCGTTGTCGATTCTCAAAACGCTCGTCACCCTCGCCCGCAACAAAGGATTCGACCGGATGGTGGCGGTCGCGACCAGCGCGGTGCGCGAGGCGCGCAACGGCGGCGAGTTCGTGAGCATGGTCGAGGAACATACCGGCTTGACCGTCCGCGTCATCAGCGGAACGGAGGAGGCGAGGCTGATTTACTTGGGAGTCAAGAACAGCATCGCTCTTCCGGAGAAGCCGGCGCTGATCATCGACGTCGGAGGCGGCTCGGTGGAGCTGATCGCGGGCAATCGAGAAAGAATGCTGCACGCCAAAAGCCTCAAATTGGGCGCCATCCGATTAGCGGATCAGTTTCTTTCAAAAACGCCCCCTCCCGCCCCCATGATGCGCGTGCTCGAAGAGACGGTGACGAATCAGATTCGGGCGGCGATCGACACGTTTCCAACCAAACAATTTGATTGGCTGGTGGCGACCTCCGGCATGGCCGGCAATCTCGCCGAAGTGATTCACCTCAAACAAACCGGACGGCCGCTGCCCCAGCACAATCTCGCCACGGTCTCGCTCAAAGATCTGCGATCGTTGGAAACGGAATTAGCACGGTCTTCGCTGAGGGCGCGATTGGCGCTCCCAGGCCTGGACCCCAAACGCGCCGACACGCTGCTGCCGGCGGCCGTCGTGCTCCGATGCCTGATGGAACTGCTGGGACTGAACGAAATGACGCTGTGCGACAAGGCCATCCGCGAAGGCGTGATTTACGATTTCATCGTCCGCCATCGTGAGGGGCTGGAAGCCGAGCGGGAGATCCCGGACGTCCGCCGCCGAAGCGTGATGCGACTGGTCCGGCGTTGTCGAGCGCCCGAGGTTCATTCGCTTCAAGTGGCGGCGCTGGCCCTTCGCCTCTTCGATCAAACGCGACCGTGGCATCGGCTGGGGCAACAGGAACGCGATTGGCTCGAGTACGCCGCCATGCTGCACGATATCGGCTATCTGATCAACGCGCGCCAACATCACAAGCACGCCTATTATTTGATCAGACACAGCGACCTGGAAGGATTTACCGCCTCCGAAATCGAGGTCATGGCCAACGTCGCCCGCTATCACCGCCGCGCCCTGCCTTCCATCAAGCACCAGGGATTCGAGAGCCTGTCCCCCGCCCTGCGCCGCGTGGTGAAGATCCTGTCCTCCTTGCTGCGCATCGCGGACGGACTCGATCGAACCCATTTCTCTGTTGTTCACACTTTGAACGTCAAGCTCGGGAAAACCGCGTCGATTGAAGCCACGATCTTGGGCGACGCGGAAATGGAGCTCTGGGCGGCCAAGAACCGTTCCGATTTGTTCGAACAGGTCTTCCGTCGCCCCGTCCGGTTTTCTGAAGTCCCGCAAGGAGTGCCCCTCGGATGA
- the tmk gene encoding dTMP kinase, which translates to MTMQEQAKSSPHPYPGKLIIVEGIDGSGKSTQLLLLHKWLEAKGHKVFFTEWNSSDLVKDTTKRGKKTKSLTPTTFSLLHAADFASRLYHHILPPLKAGMLVLADRYMYTAFARDVVRGVSREWIRKLYAFAIKPDMAFYYNVPIEVAISRLVHGTRGQFKYYEAGMDLNLSPDITESFRLFQSRILAEYDKIVDEFGLLTMDATEDIETQQERMRTLVEDALRGYKPRRGTYGRRTLFWRRFDVPRSE; encoded by the coding sequence ATGACGATGCAAGAGCAGGCGAAATCTTCCCCCCACCCCTATCCCGGGAAACTCATCATCGTCGAGGGTATCGATGGGTCGGGGAAAAGCACGCAGTTACTCCTCCTGCACAAGTGGCTCGAGGCGAAGGGCCACAAGGTGTTTTTCACCGAGTGGAATTCGTCTGATCTGGTCAAGGACACGACGAAGCGGGGCAAAAAGACGAAGAGCCTCACGCCGACGACGTTCAGCCTGCTCCACGCCGCGGATTTCGCGAGCCGGCTCTATCATCACATTCTCCCTCCGCTGAAGGCCGGCATGCTCGTCTTGGCCGACCGCTACATGTATACGGCGTTCGCGCGAGACGTGGTCCGAGGCGTGTCGAGGGAATGGATCAGAAAGCTCTACGCGTTCGCCATCAAGCCGGACATGGCCTTTTATTACAACGTCCCGATCGAGGTGGCGATCTCCCGGCTTGTGCACGGGACGCGCGGCCAGTTCAAATATTACGAGGCCGGCATGGATCTGAACCTCAGTCCGGACATCACGGAAAGCTTCAGATTGTTTCAGTCGCGCATCCTCGCCGAGTACGACAAGATCGTCGATGAGTTCGGCCTGCTGACCATGGACGCGACCGAAGACATTGAGACGCAACAGGAACGGATGAGAACGCTGGTTGAAGACGCCCTGCGGGGCTATAAACCCAGACGAGGAACCTATGGGCGACGCACGTTATTTTGGCGACGGTTTGACGTACCTCGATCCGAGTGA